Genomic DNA from Streptomyces sp. GS7:
CGGGAAGCCAACGGTAGGCACGTGGGAACCGCATCGAGGTGATGGTGTAGCGGCACACTCGTTTCTTGACCACCGCCGCCACCCGCCCCGACAACACGAACCCCCGAGGGGTGTCGTCCCGGTGCGTGGCCTGGATGAACCCGTCACGCCGACCGAGGCTCATCGCCTGGCCGGTCATGCCGATCGACACCGGCGCGGGTTGTTCACCCCGTATGAGCGCGAGCACGGTGTCGGCGCCATGGGCGCCCATGGGCAGCGCTGCCTGACAACTCATCCGCAGGTGACCCCCGACCGGCTCGGGTGGTGCAACCGCGTCACCGGCGCCGACGATGCGTCGATGGTGCAGGCACACCAGAGCGTCGTCGGTGCGCAGGCGCCCGTCGGGGGTCACCGGCAGGCCGCTGCGCCGTGCCAGGTCCGGTACGTCGAACGAGCCCGCCCATACCGTGCAGTCGCTGGGCAGCGGGCCGGCATCGGTCTCGACGCCGTCCCGGCGGACTCCGGTGACCCGCAGTCCGGTGCGCACCACGACCCCGGCGTTCGCGAGCCTGCGTCCCATGTCCACGCGGCTAGATCCGGGCAGCCACCCGGCGACCGACTGGGAGACCAACTCGACCTTCAACGACGGGTACCGGTAGGCGATTTCGGCGGCACTCTCGATCCCTGTCATGCCGCCACCGACCACCACGACATGCGCTCCTGCAGGCAGTCGCCGCAGTCGTGTACGCAACGAATCGGCGCCGTCGAGGTCGGCGACACTCCATGCGTTCCCGGAACCGGACGGGTCTCGGGGAGCCGTGCTTCCCACCGCGTACAGCAGATAGTCGAACTCGACTGCCCCACCGTCGTCGAGCAGCACGGATCGCTCCGCGATCGCCTCCACCGTCGCTACCCGCAGTCGCACGTCGCGGTGCAGCAGACCGCTCAACGGCCGTACCGCGCTCGCCCCGCCCGCCGCGTGCTCGTGCAACCGGACACGTTCCACGAATTCCGGCCGAGGATTGACCACCGTCACACTCACGTCGGACCGCCCCGTGACCGCCAGTCGATTCGCGGCCATCACCCCCGCGTAGCCGGCGCCGACCACCAGCACCCGTGCCACCACAACCACCTCCGATCAGATCGACCTCACACCCTGAGGACACCGCAGGCACGGCGATTGTGACATCAGAGGAATGTGGGGACGGTCACAGGCCGGTGTCGGTGGGCGGGGCGGTGACTTCCGGCGATACCAGGCCACGGGCGCGAGGGAATCGGCAGGTCGGGCAGCAGGAGGTCGTCCCGAGGCCGCCCGGCGGTGAGTTGGGCCTGTGCGGGTGACAGGCAACCGCGTGGAGGCGTCGCCGTCGGCGTCCGCGAATTGTTCCGCGGTGAGACCGGTGCAGTCCCGCAGGTCGGCTCCGGTGAGGTCGGCTCCCGGCAGCACCGCGCCCGCCGCTTGGCGCCGCGCGGATCATTTCACGCGTTGGGGATCGGGGATCGAGTCGGCGAACGGAAGGCGGCGGCGCACGAGGCCGTCGCCCCAAGAGAGCGGGGCCGAGGGGCCGTTCAACGGTGGTGCCATACGAGGGTGTAGCGCCAGAACAGCCGGCGGCGCAGTCGGGCACCGGGCAGGACTGCATGGGCTTCGCGGACGATCTCGGGGAAGGCCATGTCCGCTGGTCGGGTCGTGGCCGTCATCGAGAGGGGACGAGGTGCTGTGCGGCCCCTGTTCTTGAGCCAGCCCGTGGCGGCGTTGACTGGGCTGGCCACGGTTCCGAGCAGCTGGTCGACTGGCGTCGTCGGGCGCGAAAGACCGAGAATCACCAGGGTTCCACCGGGCGCCAGGTGCCTGCGGAAGGCGGTGAGCGCATCGGCGAACGGCAGATGGTGGACCGTGGCGACGCACGTGATGACGTCGTAGGAGTCTGCGGGGATCCCGGTCAGCGCATCTGCGGTCGTGAAGGTGACGGGAGTTGCCTGAGGGGTGAGTTCCCGTGCCCGGGCGATGATCTTCGGGTCGGAGTCGATGCCCTGTACCGTGCCGGCGCGCCCGGCCAGGAGCCTGGCAAGGTCGCCACTGCCGGAGCCGACGTCCAGGGCGCTGTCGAAGTGTCGGGGGAGCTGTCGCAGGATCCAGCGGTGGTAGTGGGCGTTGTGGTCCCAGGGGTGCGCGGCATTGAACTCGTCAAGAGCCCGCAGAACGCGGTGCGGCAGTGTGGTCATGCCGTCACTCCATCAAGCCCCTGGCGCCTGCGTCATCCCCGTGGCCGAACGACCGGGTTCACAGAGAGGCGACAGCCACCGCAGTGCGGTGGATTGGCCGAGCGACGTCCACCACTACGCCGGTCGATCGACGCGGCGGCGGTTCTCCCCGTTCGCGTTCGCGCGGAGTGCTGCAGGCCGGTCCCCATTCGTCACTCCGAGGATCTGTGCCAGACCTTCGTTCACCTGCGGACGGTGTTCGACCGGGACCGGGAAGGCAAGCGCGGAAAAATGGGCTGGGCGGTGGCCTCCGGCGGGGAAGCGGAGACCGGCACCCGGCTGCGCACGGCGTAGGCCCTGCCTCTTCCATTTGGACCAGTGGATGGGGCAGGGCCGCACGGGCGATACGGCATGTCAGCCGTTGAAGCCGTTTTCGCCGAAGGTCTGGTTCAGTCCGCTGTTGGCGGTCCCCGTGTTTCCGGCGGCATTATCCGAGATGTCCAGGGGAGGCTGCTCACCGCCCCCAGAGCCAACTCCCGGGCTGTGAATGCCGTTTCCAGTGCTATGGGCGTCATGGTTGTTCGCAGCAGCGGCCCCGGCACCGGCAAACAGAGCGGTGACGGTCAAGCCCACCACGGCGATAGCGGTATGTGCGCGCATGAATTCCTCCTGTTGAGTAGCGCCACCAAGACAATCTCCGTTGGATGAACCGAGAAACAGCAATCACTCGAAGGGGTCCTACCCAGGGGCCAATAGATGCCGCTTTCGGCGTCGCGATGGTGAAGGCACCGCGGCGGAGAGTTCAGGAACGGTAACCGGTCTCGGATATGGCCACGCTCGCGTTCGCGCGGGTGTATTGGAAAACTCCACGAGGCCCCCGAGCGCGGATGTGGACGGCCCCGGCGTCAGGCTGATCGGTCGGACGCCGGGCCCATCTCGCTACTGGTGTCCCTTACTTGCCGCCGCCGTGGCCGCCGCCCTCGCCGCCGCCTTCATGGCCGCCGCCCTCGCCGCCTTCATGGCCGCCGCCCCCGCCGCCGCCATGGCCGTGCCCCTCGTCGTCGCCCATATGGCCCCCGACCGTGTCGTCGCAGCCCATGCTGGAACCGATCGAG
This window encodes:
- a CDS encoding chaplin family protein, producing the protein MRAHTAIAVVGLTVTALFAGAGAAAANNHDAHSTGNGIHSPGVGSGGGEQPPLDISDNAAGNTGTANSGLNQTFGENGFNG
- a CDS encoding NAD(P)/FAD-dependent oxidoreductase; translation: MARVLVVGAGYAGVMAANRLAVTGRSDVSVTVVNPRPEFVERVRLHEHAAGGASAVRPLSGLLHRDVRLRVATVEAIAERSVLLDDGGAVEFDYLLYAVGSTAPRDPSGSGNAWSVADLDGADSLRTRLRRLPAGAHVVVVGGGMTGIESAAEIAYRYPSLKVELVSQSVAGWLPGSSRVDMGRRLANAGVVVRTGLRVTGVRRDGVETDAGPLPSDCTVWAGSFDVPDLARRSGLPVTPDGRLRTDDALVCLHHRRIVGAGDAVAPPEPVGGHLRMSCQAALPMGAHGADTVLALIRGEQPAPVSIGMTGQAMSLGRRDGFIQATHRDDTPRGFVLSGRVAAVVKKRVCRYTITSMRFPRAYRWLPGATPTEPAPTPAAVR
- a CDS encoding class I SAM-dependent methyltransferase encodes the protein MTTLPHRVLRALDEFNAAHPWDHNAHYHRWILRQLPRHFDSALDVGSGSGDLARLLAGRAGTVQGIDSDPKIIARARELTPQATPVTFTTADALTGIPADSYDVITCVATVHHLPFADALTAFRRHLAPGGTLVILGLSRPTTPVDQLLGTVASPVNAATGWLKNRGRTAPRPLSMTATTRPADMAFPEIVREAHAVLPGARLRRRLFWRYTLVWHHR